A window from Symbiopectobacterium purcellii encodes these proteins:
- a CDS encoding NADH-quinone oxidoreductase subunit A: MSTTTEILAHHWAFALFVIIAVGLCGFMLLGGFLLGGRARARAKNVPYESGIDSVGSARMRLSAKFYLVAMFFVIFDVEALYLYAWAVSIRESGWLGFIEAAIFILVLLAGLVYLVRIGALDWTPTRSKRQVIKSDFPVNTTNTHPQ, encoded by the coding sequence ATGTCAACAACGACTGAAATCCTCGCCCATCACTGGGCATTTGCGCTATTCGTTATCATCGCCGTCGGCCTGTGCGGCTTCATGCTGCTGGGCGGCTTCCTGCTAGGCGGGAGAGCCAGGGCAAGGGCAAAGAACGTTCCCTATGAATCCGGGATTGACTCGGTTGGCTCTGCGCGTATGCGCCTGTCCGCCAAGTTCTATCTGGTTGCCATGTTTTTCGTTATTTTCGACGTTGAAGCCCTGTATCTCTATGCCTGGGCCGTTTCCATTCGGGAAAGCGGCTGGCTGGGCTTCATCGAAGCTGCCATTTTCATTTTGGTGTTGTTGGCGGGGTTGGTCTACCTGGTCCGTATCGGCGCGCTCGACTGGACGCCGACGCGTTCAAAACGGCAGGTTATCAAGTCTGACTTTCCGGTTAACACTACCAACACTCATCCGCAGTAA
- a CDS encoding LysR family transcriptional regulator, translating into MANANRSVLNLDLDLLRTFVAVADLNTFAAAAVAVCRTQSAVSQQMQRLEQLVGKELFARHGRNKLLTEHGVQFLGYARKILQFNDEACTSLMYSDMLGSLAIGACENTADNILPTLLHRVTTLFPKLTIDVSVKPSPELHSMLEKKAIDLAITTMSSDSAEQILLRTSPTMWYCAADYRFRQDEPVSLVLLDEPSNFRALAITLLNEAGIPWRIAYVASTLPAVRAAVKAGLGVTVRTVEMMNPELRVLGTADGLPVLPDTQYFLCKRLQESNTLADAIFNVVASGHYYRGALLSGASASDDNSTSEGEAALKNALFM; encoded by the coding sequence ATGGCCAATGCAAATCGATCGGTACTCAATCTTGATCTCGATCTACTCAGAACGTTTGTAGCGGTAGCGGATTTGAACACTTTCGCTGCCGCCGCCGTGGCGGTTTGCCGCACGCAATCTGCGGTGAGCCAACAAATGCAACGACTGGAGCAACTGGTGGGGAAAGAGCTGTTCGCCCGCCACGGTCGAAACAAATTGCTGACGGAACACGGCGTGCAGTTTCTGGGTTATGCCCGCAAGATCCTGCAATTTAACGATGAAGCCTGCACCTCGCTGATGTACAGCGACATGCTTGGCTCGCTGGCGATCGGCGCGTGTGAAAATACGGCAGATAACATTTTGCCTACGCTTTTGCATCGCGTGACCACGCTGTTTCCCAAACTGACCATTGACGTTAGCGTAAAGCCTAGCCCAGAACTGCACAGTATGCTGGAAAAAAAAGCGATTGATTTGGCTATTACCACCATGTCGAGCGATAGTGCTGAGCAAATTTTGCTGCGCACCTCTCCGACCATGTGGTATTGCGCAGCGGATTATCGCTTTCGTCAGGACGAACCCGTGTCGCTGGTGTTACTGGATGAACCCAGCAATTTCCGCGCATTGGCGATCACCTTGCTCAATGAGGCGGGCATCCCCTGGCGTATTGCCTATGTCGCGTCAACGCTCCCGGCAGTGCGTGCTGCGGTGAAGGCTGGCCTGGGCGTGACGGTGCGAACGGTTGAGATGATGAACCCGGAACTGAGGGTATTGGGAACGGCAGACGGTTTACCGGTGCTTCCCGATACGCAATATTTTTTGTGCAAACGCCTGCAAGAAAGCAACACGTTGGCCGATGCCATTTTCAATGTGGTAGCGTCCGGCCACTACTATCGTGGCGCGTTGCTCTCTGGTGCCTCAGCCAGTGACGATAACAGCACCAGTGAGGGGGAGGCGGCGCTGAAAAACGCCCTGTTTATGTAA
- a CDS encoding pyridoxal phosphate-dependent aminotransferase, which translates to MSPIEKSKKLDNVCYDIRGPVLKEAKRLEEEGNKVLKLNIGNPAPFGFDAPDEILVDVIRNLPTAQGYCDSKGLYSARKAIVQHYQARGMREMTLEDVYIGNGVSELIVQSMQALLNTGDEMLVPAPDYPLWTAAVSLSSGHAVHYLCDEEAGWFPDLDDIRSKITPRTRGIVIINPNNPTGAVYSKALLMEIVEIARQHNLIIFADEIYDKILYDEAQHHSIAALAPDLLTVTFNGLSKTYRVAGFRQGWMVLNGPKKHAKGYIEGLEMLASMRLCANVPMQHAIQTALGGYQSISEFIHPGGRLYEQRLRAWELINQIPGVSCVKPQGALYMFPRIDAKRFNIHDDQKMVLDLLLQEKVLLVQGTAFNWPHPDHVRIVTLPRVDELDSAIHKLGRFLSHYHQ; encoded by the coding sequence ATGTCTCCCATTGAGAAGTCTAAAAAGCTGGATAATGTTTGCTATGACATTCGCGGTCCGGTGCTAAAAGAAGCCAAGCGCCTGGAAGAAGAAGGAAATAAAGTACTCAAACTCAACATCGGCAACCCTGCGCCGTTCGGTTTCGATGCACCGGATGAAATTCTGGTCGATGTCATCCGTAATTTACCGACTGCGCAAGGTTACTGCGACTCCAAAGGACTTTATTCCGCGCGTAAGGCCATTGTGCAGCATTATCAGGCACGCGGAATGCGTGAAATGACGCTGGAAGATGTGTATATCGGCAACGGCGTCTCCGAACTGATCGTGCAATCCATGCAAGCGTTGCTCAACACGGGCGATGAGATGCTGGTTCCGGCACCGGATTATCCGCTGTGGACCGCCGCAGTCTCATTATCCAGTGGGCATGCGGTGCACTATCTGTGTGATGAAGAAGCCGGGTGGTTCCCCGATCTGGACGACATTCGCAGCAAGATCACCCCCCGCACGCGCGGTATCGTGATCATCAACCCCAACAACCCTACCGGTGCCGTCTACAGCAAAGCGCTGCTGATGGAAATAGTAGAAATTGCACGCCAGCACAACCTGATTATTTTTGCCGACGAGATCTACGACAAAATTCTGTACGACGAAGCACAGCATCACTCCATCGCCGCACTGGCGCCGGATCTGCTGACGGTAACGTTTAATGGTTTATCTAAAACTTACCGGGTAGCCGGCTTTCGTCAAGGATGGATGGTGCTAAACGGCCCGAAAAAACACGCGAAAGGCTATATCGAAGGCTTGGAAATGCTAGCGTCGATGCGCCTGTGTGCCAACGTGCCTATGCAACATGCCATTCAGACTGCGCTGGGCGGTTATCAGAGCATCAGTGAGTTCATCCACCCCGGTGGCCGCTTGTATGAGCAGCGTCTGCGCGCCTGGGAGCTGATCAACCAGATCCCCGGAGTCTCCTGTGTCAAACCGCAAGGCGCGCTTTACATGTTCCCACGTATCGATGCCAAGCGTTTCAATATCCATGATGACCAAAAAATGGTGTTGGATCTGCTGCTGCAAGAAAAAGTGCTGCTGGTACAAGGTACCGCGTTTAACTGGCCACACCCGGATCACGTGCGTATCGTCACGCTGCCGCGTGTGGATGAGCTGGATTCCGCTATTCACAAGCTGGGCCGTTTCTTATCGCACTACCATCAGTAA
- the yfbR gene encoding 5'-deoxynucleotidase, producing MNQSHFFAHLSRLKLISRWPLMRNVRTENVSEHSLQVAFVAHALAVIKNRKFNGNLNAERIGMLAMYHDASEVLTGDMPTPIKYFNAQIAHEYKKIEKLAQRSLIAMLPPELQQDYRQLIDDSCCSEEEHAIVKQADALCAYLKCLEELSAGNSEFALAKTRLEKKLQQRQSPEMDYFMEVFIPSFSLSLDEISQGSTL from the coding sequence ATGAATCAGAGTCACTTTTTCGCCCACTTGTCCCGTTTGAAACTGATTAGCCGCTGGCCGCTGATGCGCAACGTGCGCACTGAAAACGTGTCTGAGCACAGCCTTCAAGTAGCTTTTGTTGCTCACGCGCTGGCGGTGATCAAAAACCGCAAATTCAACGGCAACCTGAATGCAGAACGCATCGGAATGCTGGCGATGTACCACGATGCCAGCGAGGTGCTGACTGGGGACATGCCGACCCCTATCAAATATTTCAATGCGCAGATCGCCCATGAATATAAGAAGATAGAAAAGCTGGCACAGCGCAGCCTGATCGCCATGTTGCCGCCCGAATTACAGCAGGATTATCGCCAACTGATTGATGACAGTTGCTGTAGTGAAGAAGAGCACGCCATCGTCAAACAGGCGGATGCCCTGTGCGCTTACCTGAAATGTCTTGAAGAACTTTCGGCCGGTAACAGCGAGTTCGCCCTTGCCAAAACCCGACTGGAAAAGAAGCTGCAACAGCGCCAAAGCCCGGAGATGGACTACTTTATGGAGGTGTTTATCCCGAGTTTTAGCCTGTCGCTGGATGAGATCAGTCAGGGTTCCACCCTGTAA
- a CDS encoding SLC13 family permease yields the protein MNRELLWVLSLLLIAILLFSNNKLRMDVVALLVIIAFVLSGTLTLSDALVGFSDPNVILIAALFVIGEGLVRTGVAYQVGEWLIRVAGNSEIKMLVLLMLTVAALGAFMSSTGVVAIFIPVVLSVSAKMKTSPGRLMMPLSFAGLISGMMTLVATPPNMVVSSELMRDGNHGFGFFSVTPIGIVLLLLGIAYMLVARFWLSGVDPLAANKEGWKRKTFRDLIRDYKLTGRARRLAILPGSPFIGHRLDDLRLRQRYGANVVGIERWRKFRRVMVSVAGNTELRLNDVLLIDMSASEVDLREFCASQRLEPMVLRGEYFSEQARDVGMAEVSLIPDSELIGKTLYDVGFRSRYGLSVVGIRRNGEAMDGLLADEPLQLGDILLVIGDWRMIRQLQSQKHVMLVLNLPAEVDDVAPAVSQAPHALFCLALMVAMMLTDEIPNAIAALIACLLMGKFRCIDMESAYRAIHWPSLILIVGMMPFALALQQTGGVTLIVNGLMDIAGGAGPQVMLVCLFVLCATIGLFISNTATAVLMAPIAIAAAKQMGVSPYPFAMIVAIAASAAFMTPVSSPVNTLVLGPGGYRFGDFVKVGVPFTVLVMIVSVIMVPWLYGF from the coding sequence TTGAACCGCGAACTGCTCTGGGTGTTATCCCTGCTGTTGATCGCTATCTTATTGTTTAGCAACAATAAGCTACGCATGGATGTGGTGGCGCTGCTGGTGATCATCGCCTTTGTGCTGAGCGGTACCTTAACGCTGTCGGATGCGCTAGTCGGCTTCAGCGACCCCAATGTGATCCTTATAGCCGCGCTGTTTGTTATTGGCGAAGGGCTGGTCAGAACCGGTGTGGCCTATCAGGTCGGGGAGTGGCTGATTCGCGTTGCGGGCAACAGTGAGATCAAAATGTTGGTGCTGCTGATGCTGACCGTGGCGGCGCTGGGCGCGTTTATGAGTTCCACTGGCGTGGTGGCGATCTTTATCCCTGTGGTGCTGAGCGTGTCGGCCAAAATGAAAACCTCACCAGGGCGGCTGATGATGCCGCTCAGTTTTGCCGGCCTGATCAGCGGGATGATGACGCTGGTGGCGACGCCGCCCAACATGGTGGTAAGCAGTGAGCTGATGCGTGATGGCAACCACGGTTTCGGCTTTTTCAGCGTCACGCCGATTGGTATCGTGCTGCTGCTGCTGGGCATCGCTTACATGCTGGTGGCTCGATTCTGGCTGAGCGGTGTCGATCCGCTAGCGGCGAACAAAGAGGGATGGAAGCGTAAGACGTTTCGCGATCTGATACGCGATTACAAACTGACGGGCAGGGCGCGTCGTTTGGCGATACTGCCGGGTTCACCTTTTATTGGCCACCGCCTTGATGATTTGCGGTTGCGCCAGCGCTACGGTGCTAACGTGGTGGGGATTGAACGCTGGCGTAAGTTCCGTCGCGTGATGGTCAGCGTGGCGGGCAACACCGAACTGCGTTTAAACGATGTGTTGCTGATCGATATGTCAGCCTCTGAGGTTGATTTGCGTGAATTTTGCGCCTCGCAGCGCTTGGAACCGATGGTGCTGCGCGGTGAGTACTTTTCCGAACAGGCGCGCGATGTCGGGATGGCTGAAGTGTCGCTGATCCCTGACTCTGAACTGATTGGCAAGACGCTTTATGACGTAGGCTTTCGTAGCCGTTACGGGCTTTCCGTGGTGGGTATCCGCCGCAATGGTGAGGCGATGGACGGATTGCTGGCCGACGAACCGCTGCAACTGGGAGATATCCTGCTGGTGATTGGCGATTGGCGAATGATCCGCCAACTGCAATCGCAAAAGCACGTGATGCTGGTGTTGAACCTGCCCGCCGAAGTGGATGATGTTGCGCCCGCGGTAAGTCAGGCTCCGCACGCGCTGTTCTGTCTGGCGCTGATGGTCGCCATGATGCTGACCGACGAGATCCCCAATGCGATTGCCGCCTTGATTGCCTGTTTGCTGATGGGTAAATTTCGCTGCATCGATATGGAGAGCGCTTACCGTGCAATCCACTGGCCGAGCTTGATTTTGATCGTCGGGATGATGCCGTTTGCGCTGGCGCTTCAGCAAACCGGTGGTGTGACGCTGATTGTTAACGGACTGATGGACATTGCCGGCGGCGCAGGGCCGCAAGTGATGCTGGTGTGCCTGTTTGTGCTGTGTGCGACCATCGGACTCTTTATTTCCAACACCGCTACCGCGGTGTTGATGGCCCCCATCGCCATTGCTGCGGCAAAACAGATGGGGGTTTCGCCGTATCCCTTCGCCATGATCGTGGCTATCGCCGCATCGGCGGCATTCATGACACCGGTTTCGTCACCGGTGAACACGCTGGTGCTCGGCCCGGGCGGCTACCGCTTTGGTGATTTCGTGAAAGTGGGTGTGCCGTTCACCGTGCTGGTGATGATTGTCAGCGTGATCATGGTGCCGTGGCTTTATGGTTTTTAA
- a CDS encoding sugar phosphatase: protein MECKGFLFDLDGTLVDSLPAVERAWVNWAVAHDIEPQEVLDFIHGKQAITSLRHFLQGKSEAEIQREFDELERTEASDTQGVQAMPGASLLLERLNALGIPWAIVTSGTVPIAHARHRAGQLPQPQVFITAEQVARGKPQPDAYLLGASSLGLEPHECVVVEDAPAGLESGLAAGCRVIAVNAPADTLALEDVDMVLTSLTQLTLNPTPNGVRVHKLTD, encoded by the coding sequence GTGGAGTGTAAAGGTTTCCTGTTTGATTTGGATGGTACGTTGGTGGATTCATTGCCAGCCGTGGAGCGTGCCTGGGTTAATTGGGCGGTAGCCCATGATATTGAACCCCAGGAGGTGCTTGATTTTATCCATGGTAAACAGGCGATCACCTCGCTGCGCCACTTTTTACAGGGTAAAAGCGAAGCGGAGATCCAGCGTGAGTTTGATGAGCTGGAACGTACCGAAGCGTCTGACACGCAAGGCGTGCAGGCGATGCCGGGCGCAAGCCTGCTCCTTGAGCGTCTTAACGCGCTCGGCATTCCCTGGGCTATCGTGACATCAGGTACCGTGCCTATCGCCCATGCGCGTCATCGTGCCGGGCAATTGCCCCAGCCGCAGGTATTTATTACCGCCGAGCAGGTGGCTCGCGGTAAGCCGCAGCCGGATGCTTACCTGCTCGGTGCTTCAAGCCTGGGTCTGGAACCGCATGAATGCGTGGTGGTAGAAGATGCACCTGCCGGACTGGAATCCGGGTTAGCGGCAGGCTGCCGGGTGATTGCCGTCAATGCCCCAGCGGATACCCTGGCGTTAGAGGACGTTGATATGGTTCTGACATCGCTGACGCAACTGACCCTGAACCCCACCCCGAACGGTGTCCGGGTGCATAAGCTAACCGATTGA
- a CDS encoding YfbU family protein has protein sequence MEMTNAQRLILSNQYKMMTMMDPDNAERYRRLQTIVERGYGLQMRELDREFGELSEDVCRTIINIMEMHHALQVSWDNLKDRKDLDQRRLTFLGFDAATEARYLGFVRFMVHVEGRYPHFDSGTHGFNAQTKMWEKYNRMLAVWVSCPRQYHLSAVEIAQIINA, from the coding sequence ATGGAAATGACCAATGCTCAGAGATTGATCCTTTCGAATCAATACAAAATGATGACGATGATGGATCCGGACAATGCAGAACGCTATCGTCGGCTGCAAACCATCGTCGAGCGTGGCTATGGGCTACAAATGCGTGAGTTGGATCGGGAATTTGGCGAACTCAGTGAAGACGTGTGCCGCACCATCATCAATATCATGGAAATGCACCACGCCTTGCAGGTTTCCTGGGATAACCTGAAAGACCGCAAGGATCTGGATCAGCGTCGTCTGACCTTTTTGGGCTTTGATGCCGCGACCGAAGCGCGCTACCTCGGCTTTGTGCGTTTTATGGTGCATGTGGAAGGTCGCTATCCGCATTTCGATTCCGGTACTCACGGTTTCAACGCACAGACCAAAATGTGGGAAAAATATAACCGCATGCTGGCGGTGTGGGTGTCCTGTCCACGTCAGTATCATTTAAGTGCCGTAGAGATTGCGCAAATCATCAATGCCTGA
- the ackA gene encoding acetate kinase, whose protein sequence is MSSKLVLVLNCGSSSLKFAIIDAVNGEEYLSGLAECFHLPEARLKWKMDGAKQEAALGAGAAHSEALNFIVNTILAQKPELSAQLVAIGHRIVHGGEKFTQSAVINDDVLQGIKDSVPFAPLHNPAHLIGIDEALKSFPALANKNVAVFDTAFHQTMPGESYLYALPYKLYSEHHVRRYGAHGTSHFFVTQQAAEALNKPVDEVNLITCHLGNGGSVTAVRNGKCVDTSMGLTPLEGLVMGTRSGDIDPAIIFHLHDSLGMSVEAINKLLTKESGLLGLTEVTSDCRYVEDNYTTKADAKRAMDVYCHRLAKYIGAYSALMEGRLDAVIFTGGIGENAAMVRELTLNKLGLLGFEVDHERNLAARFGNGGNISKEGCRPALVIPTNEELVIAQDALRLTA, encoded by the coding sequence ATGTCGAGTAAGTTAGTACTGGTTCTTAACTGCGGTAGTTCATCCCTGAAGTTCGCTATCATCGATGCTGTTAACGGGGAAGAGTACCTGTCAGGTCTGGCCGAGTGTTTCCACCTTCCTGAAGCCCGTCTCAAATGGAAAATGGATGGTGCCAAGCAGGAAGCTGCGTTGGGCGCAGGCGCTGCACACAGCGAAGCGTTGAACTTCATTGTTAACACCATTCTGGCACAGAAACCGGAACTCTCCGCGCAACTGGTTGCTATCGGTCACCGTATCGTACACGGCGGCGAGAAATTCACCCAGTCTGCCGTGATCAACGACGACGTACTGCAAGGCATCAAAGATTCCGTGCCGTTCGCGCCGCTGCACAACCCGGCTCACCTGATTGGTATCGACGAAGCCCTGAAATCATTCCCGGCGTTGGCAAACAAAAACGTTGCCGTATTCGACACCGCATTCCACCAGACCATGCCGGGAGAATCCTACCTGTATGCGCTGCCGTACAAACTGTACTCCGAGCATCACGTTCGCCGCTATGGCGCACACGGCACCAGCCACTTCTTTGTGACCCAACAGGCCGCAGAAGCGCTGAACAAGCCGGTTGACGAAGTTAACCTGATCACTTGCCACCTGGGCAACGGCGGTTCCGTAACCGCAGTGCGTAACGGTAAGTGTGTTGATACCTCCATGGGTCTGACCCCGCTGGAAGGTCTGGTCATGGGCACCCGCAGCGGTGACATCGACCCGGCGATCATCTTCCACCTGCATGATTCTCTGGGCATGAGCGTTGAGGCTATCAACAAGCTGCTGACCAAAGAATCTGGTCTGCTGGGCCTGACCGAAGTCACCAGCGACTGCCGCTATGTTGAAGATAACTACACCACCAAGGCTGATGCCAAACGTGCCATGGACGTGTATTGCCACCGTCTGGCCAAATACATCGGTGCCTACAGTGCGCTGATGGAAGGCCGTCTGGATGCCGTTATCTTCACCGGCGGTATCGGTGAAAACGCCGCAATGGTGCGTGAACTGACGTTGAACAAACTGGGCCTGCTGGGCTTTGAAGTCGACCACGAACGCAACCTGGCCGCTCGCTTCGGCAACGGCGGCAACATCAGCAAAGAGGGCTGCCGCCCTGCGCTGGTGATCCCGACCAACGAAGAGTTGGTTATCGCGCAAGACGCCCTGCGTCTCACCGCGTAA
- the pta gene encoding phosphate acetyltransferase, whose protein sequence is MSRTIMLIPTGTSVGLTSVSLGVIRSMEQKGVRLSVFKPIAQPRSGDNTPDQTTTIIRANSAITAAEPLKMSHVEALLSSNQQDVLMEEIIANYHENTKDAEVVLVEGLVPTRKHQFANALNYEIAKTLNAEIVFVIALGNDSPDQLKERIELARSSFGGSKNKNITGVIINKLNAPVDEQGRTRPDLSEIFDDSSKADVPNVDPKQLFANSPLPVLGCVPWSFDLIATRAIDMAKHLNARIINEGEIQTRRVKTVTFCARSIPHMLEHFRPGSLLVTSADRPDVLVSACLAAMNGVEIGAVLLTGGYEIDASIAKLCERAFQTGLPVFMVDTNTWQTSLSLQSFSLEVPADDSERVEKVQDYVARHIDSQWIESLSAASERSRRLSPPAFRYQLTELARQAGKRVVLPEGDEPRTVKAASICAERGITHCVLLGNPEEIQRVAAAQGVELGKGIEIVDPEAVRERYVPRLVELRKSKGMTEVVAREQLEDNVVLGTLMLEQGEVDGLVSGAVHTTANTIRPPLQLIKTSPGSSLVSSVFFMLLPEQVFVYGDCAINPDPTAEQLAEIAIQSADSAAAFGIDPRVAMISYSTGNSGAGSDVEKVREATRLAQEKRPDLVIDGPLQYDAAVMADVAKSKAPNSPVAGQATVFIFPDLNTGNTTYKAVQRSADLISIGPMLQGMRKPVNDLSRGALVDDIVYTVALTAIQATQQ, encoded by the coding sequence GTGTCCCGTACAATCATGTTGATCCCCACTGGCACCAGCGTTGGTCTGACAAGCGTCAGCCTGGGTGTCATTCGTTCCATGGAACAAAAAGGCGTGCGCCTGAGCGTGTTTAAACCGATCGCGCAGCCGCGTTCTGGCGACAATACGCCGGATCAGACCACCACTATCATCCGCGCCAACTCAGCCATCACTGCGGCTGAACCGTTGAAAATGAGCCACGTTGAAGCGCTGCTCAGTTCCAACCAGCAAGACGTGCTGATGGAAGAGATCATCGCCAACTACCACGAAAACACCAAAGATGCAGAAGTGGTGTTGGTAGAAGGTCTGGTGCCAACGCGCAAACATCAGTTTGCCAACGCGCTGAACTATGAAATCGCCAAAACCCTGAACGCCGAAATCGTGTTCGTTATCGCACTGGGCAACGACTCTCCGGACCAGTTGAAAGAGCGCATCGAACTGGCTCGCAGCAGCTTTGGCGGCAGCAAGAACAAAAACATCACTGGCGTTATCATCAATAAACTGAACGCCCCGGTGGATGAGCAAGGTCGTACCCGTCCTGATTTGTCTGAAATCTTCGACGATTCCAGCAAAGCAGACGTGCCGAACGTCGATCCGAAACAACTGTTTGCCAACAGCCCGTTGCCGGTGCTGGGTTGCGTGCCGTGGAGCTTCGATCTGATCGCCACTCGCGCTATCGACATGGCAAAACACCTGAATGCCCGCATCATCAATGAAGGCGAGATTCAGACCCGTCGTGTGAAAACCGTGACCTTCTGTGCACGCAGCATCCCACACATGTTAGAACATTTCCGTCCGGGTTCCCTGCTGGTGACCTCAGCGGATCGTCCTGACGTGCTGGTCTCCGCGTGCCTGGCGGCCATGAACGGCGTTGAAATCGGTGCCGTACTGCTGACTGGCGGTTATGAAATCGATGCCAGCATCGCCAAACTGTGCGAACGCGCCTTCCAGACTGGCCTGCCGGTATTTATGGTAGACACCAACACCTGGCAGACCTCGCTCAGCCTGCAAAGCTTCAGCCTGGAAGTACCGGCTGATGACAGCGAACGCGTTGAGAAAGTCCAAGACTACGTGGCTCGCCACATCGACAGCCAGTGGATCGAGTCCCTGAGCGCCGCGTCTGAGCGTTCTCGTCGTCTGTCTCCACCGGCATTCCGCTATCAGTTGACCGAACTGGCACGCCAGGCGGGAAAACGCGTTGTGCTGCCGGAAGGCGACGAACCGCGTACCGTGAAAGCCGCCTCTATCTGTGCCGAACGTGGTATTACACACTGCGTACTGCTGGGTAACCCGGAAGAGATCCAACGCGTTGCTGCTGCACAGGGTGTTGAACTGGGCAAAGGCATCGAGATTGTCGATCCGGAAGCGGTTCGCGAACGCTATGTTCCGCGTCTGGTTGAGCTGCGTAAGAGCAAAGGCATGACCGAAGTGGTTGCGCGTGAGCAACTGGAAGACAACGTAGTGCTGGGCACCCTGATGTTGGAACAAGGCGAAGTTGACGGTCTGGTTTCCGGTGCCGTTCACACAACCGCTAACACCATTCGTCCGCCGTTGCAGCTGATCAAAACCTCTCCGGGCAGTTCACTGGTCTCTTCCGTGTTCTTTATGCTGCTGCCGGAACAAGTGTTTGTCTACGGTGACTGCGCCATCAACCCGGATCCGACCGCCGAACAACTGGCCGAAATTGCGATTCAGTCCGCTGATTCCGCCGCTGCGTTTGGTATCGATCCGCGCGTTGCCATGATCTCCTACTCCACCGGGAACTCCGGTGCGGGCAGCGACGTGGAAAAAGTGCGTGAAGCTACCCGTCTGGCACAGGAAAAACGCCCGGACCTGGTGATCGATGGTCCGTTGCAATACGACGCCGCAGTAATGGCCGACGTTGCAAAATCCAAAGCGCCGAATTCACCGGTTGCTGGCCAAGCTACCGTGTTCATCTTCCCGGATCTGAACACCGGTAACACCACGTACAAAGCGGTACAGCGTTCTGCTGACCTGATCTCCATCGGGCCAATGCTGCAAGGCATGCGTAAGCCGGTTAACGATCTGTCCCGTGGCGCACTGGTAGACGATATCGTTTACACCGTTGCCCTGACTGCCATTCAGGCTACCCAGCAGTAA
- the yfcD gene encoding NUDIX hydrolase YfcD, whose protein sequence is MVEQSQAAGTEWVDIVDENNDVIAQASRQQMRAQRLRHRATYIVVHDGMGKILVQRRTEIKDFYPGWLDATAGGVVQTGEHMLESARREAEEELGIAGVPFADHGLFYFDGDNCRVWGALFSCVTHGPFALQEEEVAEVCWMTPQEVTARCDEFTPDSLKALSLWMSRYNEQSYGKPITREPAKTDDEVAASDDAEE, encoded by the coding sequence ATGGTGGAGCAAAGTCAAGCGGCAGGGACCGAGTGGGTGGATATTGTTGACGAGAACAATGATGTTATCGCCCAGGCCAGCCGCCAGCAAATGCGCGCTCAACGTTTACGTCACCGCGCCACCTATATCGTTGTTCATGACGGCATGGGAAAAATACTGGTTCAACGCCGTACCGAAATAAAAGATTTCTACCCCGGTTGGTTGGATGCGACAGCCGGGGGCGTAGTGCAAACCGGCGAGCACATGCTGGAGTCGGCCCGTCGTGAAGCGGAGGAGGAACTGGGTATTGCCGGTGTGCCTTTCGCCGATCATGGCTTGTTCTATTTTGACGGGGACAATTGCCGCGTGTGGGGGGCGTTATTCAGCTGCGTTACCCATGGTCCGTTTGCCTTGCAGGAAGAGGAAGTGGCTGAGGTGTGCTGGATGACGCCGCAGGAGGTTACGGCGCGCTGCGATGAGTTCACGCCGGATTCTCTCAAAGCCTTGTCGCTGTGGATGAGCCGTTACAACGAGCAGAGCTACGGCAAACCCATTACGCGTGAGCCAGCAAAAACCGATGACGAGGTTGCCGCATCGGACGACGCTGAAGAGTAA
- the yfcE gene encoding phosphodiesterase has protein sequence MKLMFASDIHGSLTATERVLDIFTRSGAEWLILLGDFLNHGPRNPLPEAYQPAEVASRLNAFSRHIVAVRGNCDSEVDQMLLDFPITAPWQQVLLPQQRLFLTHGHLYHPQHLPPLQADDVLVYGHTHLPVAERQGEIYCFNPGSISLPKGGNVPSYGMLAQGTLQVLPLMGGEPIAQVTISH, from the coding sequence ATGAAGTTGATGTTTGCCTCAGATATTCACGGCTCGCTAACGGCGACGGAGCGGGTGCTCGATATTTTTACCCGTAGTGGTGCCGAGTGGCTGATTCTTTTGGGAGATTTCCTCAATCACGGCCCACGTAATCCGCTGCCGGAGGCTTATCAGCCTGCCGAGGTGGCAAGCCGATTAAATGCGTTTTCCCGTCACATTGTGGCGGTGCGCGGTAACTGTGACAGCGAAGTGGATCAGATGCTGCTCGACTTTCCGATCACGGCACCGTGGCAGCAGGTGCTGTTGCCGCAACAGCGTCTTTTCCTGACACACGGTCATCTCTATCATCCTCAGCATCTTCCGCCGTTGCAGGCAGACGATGTGCTGGTGTATGGGCATACCCACCTTCCTGTGGCTGAACGTCAGGGAGAGATCTACTGCTTTAATCCTGGCTCCATCAGCTTGCCTAAGGGGGGCAATGTGCCCAGCTATGGCATGCTGGCGCAAGGGACACTTCAAGTTTTACCGTTAATGGGTGGCGAGCCTATTGCACAGGTGACTATTAGTCACTAA